The following are encoded in a window of Neomicrococcus lactis genomic DNA:
- a CDS encoding malate:quinone oxidoreductase, which produces MSSQAPAKNYDIVLVGAGIMSATLGTFIKQLEPTWSIGLFENLDQAGLESSDPWNNAGTGHAALCELNYSPMGADGKVDPAKALSINEQFHISRQFYAHMVQQGLVGSPKTFINALPHMSFVLGDDHANYLRTRYESLSAQPLFSTMEYSEDLAKIGEWTPLVAEGRGAGRVAASRVEGGTDVDFGSLTRQLTAYLGTTGADLHFGHRVTRLERSGTGWTVGVKNRATKQDFTVNAKFVFVGAGGGALHLLQNSGISEAKGFGGFPVSGQFLRCTDENVIARHHAKVYGQASVGAPPMSVPHLDTRFVDGKRSLMFGPYAGFSTNFLKTGSIMDLPLSIRTHNLFPMLNVAKDNLSLVSYLVSEVLKTRGKKDDSLKDYYPEAIGDQWELITAGQRVQVIKKDPAKGGILQFGTEVVTSADGSIAGLLGASPGASTAAPIMIGLLKRCFPTQFGGWEKKIEEIVPSHGQKLNDNVQLLEEITNHTNKVLELA; this is translated from the coding sequence TTGTCCTCACAAGCACCTGCAAAAAATTACGACATCGTATTGGTCGGCGCTGGCATCATGAGCGCCACCTTGGGAACGTTCATCAAGCAGCTCGAGCCCACTTGGAGCATCGGTCTGTTCGAGAACTTGGACCAGGCGGGTCTCGAGTCCTCTGACCCCTGGAACAACGCTGGTACGGGACACGCGGCCCTCTGCGAATTGAACTACTCGCCAATGGGTGCAGACGGCAAGGTTGATCCTGCCAAGGCCCTGAGCATCAACGAGCAGTTCCACATTTCTCGTCAGTTCTACGCCCACATGGTCCAGCAAGGACTCGTGGGAAGCCCTAAGACTTTCATCAACGCACTGCCGCACATGAGCTTTGTGCTGGGCGATGATCACGCGAACTACTTGCGCACGCGCTACGAGTCTTTGAGCGCGCAGCCACTGTTCTCCACCATGGAGTACAGCGAAGACCTCGCAAAGATTGGCGAGTGGACCCCACTCGTCGCCGAGGGTCGCGGCGCCGGACGCGTTGCTGCATCTCGCGTTGAAGGCGGCACGGACGTGGACTTCGGTTCGCTGACCCGTCAGCTCACCGCATACTTGGGCACCACTGGTGCTGATCTTCACTTCGGCCACCGCGTCACGAGGCTCGAGCGCTCCGGCACGGGCTGGACCGTTGGCGTCAAGAACCGCGCCACCAAGCAGGACTTCACGGTCAACGCCAAGTTCGTCTTCGTCGGTGCCGGCGGAGGAGCACTCCACTTGCTGCAGAACTCGGGCATTTCCGAGGCAAAGGGCTTCGGCGGTTTCCCAGTCTCCGGTCAGTTCTTGCGTTGCACGGACGAGAATGTGATTGCACGCCACCATGCCAAGGTCTACGGCCAGGCTTCCGTGGGTGCTCCACCAATGTCCGTTCCTCACCTTGACACCCGTTTTGTGGATGGCAAGCGTTCGCTCATGTTCGGCCCATACGCCGGATTCTCTACGAACTTCCTCAAGACCGGCTCCATCATGGACTTGCCGCTGTCGATCCGCACGCACAACTTGTTCCCGATGCTCAACGTGGCCAAGGACAACTTGAGCTTGGTCTCCTACCTCGTCAGTGAAGTCTTGAAGACTCGCGGCAAGAAGGACGATTCGCTCAAGGATTACTACCCAGAAGCCATCGGAGATCAGTGGGAGCTCATCACCGCTGGCCAGCGCGTTCAGGTCATCAAGAAGGATCCTGCCAAGGGCGGCATCCTTCAGTTCGGTACCGAAGTTGTGACCAGCGCCGACGGATCTATCGCTGGCCTGTTGGGCGCTTCCCCGGGAGCTTCCACTGCAGCACCGATCATGATTGGTCTGTTGAAGCGTTGCTTCCCAACGCAATTCGGTGGCTGGGAAAAGAAGATCGAAGAGATCGTTCCAAGCCACGGCCAGAAGCTCAATGACAACGTTCAGCTTCTGGAAGAGATCACGAACCACACC